A single genomic interval of Prunus dulcis chromosome 5, ALMONDv2, whole genome shotgun sequence harbors:
- the LOC117628013 gene encoding uncharacterized protein LOC117628013 — MGCASSKRVEAAVDYKPAPASYAVFDINAIQEPWLVFDNTTLQEQQQSHEKPAHVPAQILDKLKSLETEAEAAPHTWDEVSKALEDFKPKTDPKSKPKPSPTPSPTQDEQTSSRKPRKSLSFHTLDELDKKLAPKPADLRKSESMRSLWKLNTESTRSESRVDLEATQATQSAAGYIKPVKENIFIMRDRLEREKEGKLAVYDRLMKSRRDPLSEYPERCPPGGSDSVVVYTTSLRGVRRTFEDCQKVKGVLEGHRVVYDERDVALHGEFLGELRGLLGEESNNSDGGVGVPRVFVKGRYLGGAEEVVELNESGVFGRMVKLAGVERGVGWRACEGCGGARFGPCMECGGSCKVVVGDKRERCPKCNENGLVQCVACWSLT, encoded by the coding sequence ATGGGCTGCGCTTCCTCGAAAAGAGTGGAGGCTGCCGTGGACTACAAGCCGGCGCCGGCGAGCTACGCGGTCTTCGACATCAACGCCATCCAAGAGCCGTGGCTCGTATTCGACAATACGACGTTGCAGGAGCAGCAGCAGAGCCACGAAAAGCCCGCGCATGTGCCGGCCCAAATCCTCGACAAGCTCAAATCGTTAGAAACCGAAGCGGAAGCAGCCCCTCACACGTGGGACGAGGTCAGCAAGGCCCTAGAGGACTTCAAGCCCAAGACTGACCCGAAGTCTAAACCCAAGCCCAGCCCAACTCCTTCCCCGACCCAGGACGAACAGACCAGTAGTAGGAAGCCCCGTAAGAGCCTGTCCTTCCACACGCTCGATGAGCTCGACAAGAAGCTCGCTCCGAAACCGGCCGACTTGAGAAAGAGCGAGTCGATGCGGTCCCTGTGGAAGCTAAACACCGAGTCGACCCGGTCCGAGTCACGAGTTGACTTGGAGGCTACTCAGGCGACTCAGTCGGCGGCGGGTTACATCAAGCCGGTGAAGGAGAACATATTCATAATGAGGGACAGgctggagagagagaaggaaggcAAGCTCGCGGTCTACGATAGGCTGATGAAGAGCAGGCGGGACCCACTGAGCGAGTACCCGGAGAGGTGCCCGCCCGGCGGCTCCGACTCTGTGGTGGTCTACACGACGTCGTTGCGAGGGGTGCGGCGGACGTTTGAGGACTGCCAGAAGGTGAAGGGGGTGCTGGAGGGCCATCGGGTGGTGTACGACGAGCGTGACGTGGCGCTGCACGGCGAGTTTCTGGGTGAGCTGAGGGGATTGCTGGGTGAGGAGAGCAATAACTCCGACGGCGGCGTGGGTGTGCCGAGGGTTTTCGTGAAGGGGAGGTATCTGGGTGGGGCTGAGGAGGTGGTGGAGCTGAACGAGTCCGGGGTGTTTGGGAGGATGGTGAAGTTGGCAGGCGTGGAGAGAGGGGTGGGGTGGCGAGCGTGCGAGGGGTGCGGTGGGGCCCGGTTCGGGCCGTGCATGGAGTGTGGCGGGAGTTGTAAGGTGGTGGTTGGGGATAAGAGGGAGAGGTGCCCCAAGTGTAATGAGAATGGGCTGGTGCAGTGTGTGGCTTGTTGGTCTTTAACGTAA
- the LOC117628010 gene encoding F-box protein SKIP8-like, whose translation MESIAFSLSSPQTFFVALIFTFLSFFLALLAVRSLTFKPKSGGSATDLSTSNKNEKLRACCACNCNDVVSGSDLEPLRAPHLNGGTGPDVTEKTATAITERQTGASMMEQLVPEITTHALSYLDYPSLCRLSMTNSLMRKAANDDNAWKALYHKDFTLEQDGITPVNGWKAYYAATRAIVNVNTEFFNFIRERSLAEMSRLWLNADYVKCVHASGELFSGYNAVMQSWRLAFDWEQGVNFQIRDVRARVLTDMAWVTMKTYFEIDTKPFIVTNIFEFHNGRWYLVHHHSSDMNGEVEQPIVQGQ comes from the exons ATGGAGAGCATTGCCTTCAGTCTCTCATCTCCCCAAACCTTCTTCGTAGCCCTCATATTCACTTTTCTCTCCTTCTTCCTCGCTCTCCTCGCCGTTCGATCACTCACTTTCAAACCCAAATCAGGCGGCTCGGCTACCGACCTGTCGACGTCGAATAAAAACGAAAAGCTGCGAGCTTGCTGTGCTTGCAACTGTAACGACGTCGTCTCCGGCTCCGATTTGGAGCCGCTGAGGGCGCCACACTTGAACGGCGGGACCGGTCCAGACGTGACGGAAAAGACGGCGACGGCGATTACGGAGCGGCAGACGGGCGCGTCGATGATGGAGCAGCTTGTTCCGGAGATTACGACGCACGCGCTTAGCTACTTGGACTATCCGAGCCTCTGTAGGCTTTCGATGACTAATTCGCTCATGCGAAAGGCCGCGAATGATGATAATGCGTGGAAAGCGCTTTATCATAAG GACTTCACATTGGAACAGGATGGTATAACACCAGTTAATGGGTGGAAGGCTTACTATGCTGCTACAAGAGCGATTGTGAATGTCAATACTGAATTCTTTAACTTCATCAGAGAAAGGTCACTTGCAGAAATGAGTCGTTTATGGCTGAATGCAGACTATGTGAAGTGTGTTCATGCCTCAGGAGAACTCTTTTCAGG GTATAATGCAGTAATGCAGAGTTGGCGACTTGCGTTTGATTGGGAGCAAGGGGTCAACTTTCAGATTCGGGATGTGCGTGCTCGGGTTCTGACAGACATGGCTTGGGTTACCATGAAAACTTATTTTGAAATCGATACCAAGCCATTCATTGTGACCAACATCTTTGAGTTTCATAATGGGCGATGGTACCTGGTGCATCATCACAGCTCTGATATGAATGGAGAGGTAGAACAGCCGATTGTGCAGGGGCAATAA
- the LOC117628011 gene encoding RNA polymerase II transcriptional coactivator KELP-like: protein MDAETEQMIEKTVRGILEKSDMDEMTEFKIRKRASEVLDLDLSKPPYKALVKRVVQSFLEEQNQKEQQQQEVEEDENPKLGDAQDQEYDDNGDLVICRLSSKRKVTLQEFRGKSLVSIREFYSKDGKELPTTKGISLTEEQWAVFKKNVPAIENAISKMESRI, encoded by the exons ATGGATGCCGAAACCGAACAAATGATCGAAAAAACGGTGCGTGGAATCCTGGAAAAATCGGACATGGACGAGATGACAGAGTTCAAGATTCGAAAGCGGGCCTCTGAAGTGCTCGACCTCGACCTCTCTAAACCCCCCTATAAGGCGCTCGTCAAACGGGTCGTCCAGTCCTTCCTCGAAGAGCAAAATCAAAaggaacaacaacaacaagaagtagaagaagatgaaaaccCGAAACTTGGTGATGCCCAGGACCAGGAGTATGATGATAATGGCGATCTCGTCATTTGCAGG CTTTCATCGAAGAGGAAGGTGACACTTCAAGAATTCAGAGGGAAATCATTGGTGTCTATAAGGGAGTTTTATAGTAAAGATGGCAAAGAGCTTCCTACTACCAAAG GAATAAGTTTGACAGAGGAGCAATGGGCAGTCTTCAAGAAGAATGTACCTGCGATAGAGAACGCCATCAGTAAGATGGAGTCAAGGATCTGA
- the LOC117628012 gene encoding uncharacterized protein LOC117628012, translating to MGNCSSLKGTSGECPKSIRVLTDSGVVLQFKGPKLASEILTDFPGHGIFQQGKASLPLPEQELLVSGQYFLLPLREEDQLVCENGVIEKLEAAAAEAEPVKKSFGAGSDFVENLANGSSALEVLPSGGDGVWRVKLVIDTKQLEEILSEQGITEALIETMRMAATATAGMPSTPRQTKRGAWTWKPIFSNLFKLPTDHGI from the coding sequence ATGGGGAATTGCTCTTCTCTTAAAGGAACCTCTGGGGAGTGTCCTAAATCTATCAGGGTTCTTACAGATTCTGGGGTAGTCTTACAATTCAAGGGCCCTAAACTAGCTTCTGAAATCCTCACTGATTTTCCAGGGCATGGCATTTTCCAACAGGGCAAGGCCTCATTGCCATTGCCTGAGCAGGAGCTTCTAGTGAGTGGCCAATACTTCCTTCTTCCACTGAGGGAAGAAGATCAGCTGGTTTGCGAGAATGGGGTCATTGAGAAACTGGAGGCGGCTGCTGCTGAAGCTGAGCCTGTGAAGAAGTCATTTGGTGCAGGATCAGATTTTGTTGAGAATTTGGCAAATGGGTCATCTGCTCTTGAAGTGCTGCCATCGGGGGGAGATGGGGTTTGGAGAGTGAAGCTGGTTATTGACACTAAGCAATTGGAGGAGATTTTGTCTGAACAAGGCATCACAGAGGCTCTGATTGAGACAATGAGGATGGCTGCAACTGCAACTGCAGGCATGCCAAGCACTCCAAGGCAGACAAAGAGAGGGGCTTGGACTTGGAAGCCTATTTTCTCCAACTTGTTTAAGTTGCCCACTGATCATGGGATATAA